DNA sequence from the Manihot esculenta cultivar AM560-2 chromosome 11, M.esculenta_v8, whole genome shotgun sequence genome:
atcaattaaaatatcaacAATCCACTGCAAATTTTCAGCTTCTCGAGCTATATCACTCATTAAACCTCCTCGATCATGCTGCGTATCATCCATGCATGCAGCCTCAGATAAGCATAGGACAAGCGAACTAAGACATCCATGACAGAGAGAATACAGTGTATCTTTAGAAACATCAAGCCTATTATTATGATCTGATGGATCTTCTCTAAATAACCTAGAAATTACAGTTTTCATCTCTCGACGAGCCTTATCATCTTTGGCTTGTAGAACACCATTCAGCAGTTTCAGGACGATGTCATCAGCTCTAGTAGAAGTTGATAGTTCAGATGACACTCTTTGGAGTACTTCAGTTGCTGAGTCATGAAGCTGAAGTTGGCTGAGATGAAAGATGACCTTTTCCTCTTCATCCTCGGACCATGGAACAGCTTCCAAATATTTTAAGCATGACATAATCCCTGCATCAAACATGATAGCTGCAGATACCTACAGCCAATCACTGATATTATGAAAACTTCACAACAGCAGAAACTAGCatgaaaaacaaagaagaaaaatcaATCGTTTCATATTTAAATGATAAGAGCATTTGAAAGACCAAGATAAAATGAAGAGATGacattttatcttattttcacCACTACTTTTGTCTTGGCTTTTAGAAAGATCCCAGATAAAacaaaatgttattattatttgcaCCTCTTATGTTGCTTCAGTTGCCAATAATGACAGATTCTGTGCTCATGAGCCAAAAAGCATTATCAGTCCTCCACCAAACAAAAGTACCAGGGTCTTTGAGTTGGGATTTTTTGTTGTCCGAAACAAGAAATTGAACAAGAAGCTTTGAAATTTTAGGTCCACTTTAACTACATTCTTCTAGCAGCTAAACCCACTTACATTTCCTCATGACAACAAAATCACACTGTCTGCCACCACTGAAGTGTAGCACCCAGAAAACAAATTTTTCATGAAACAACAACCACAGAAATCAAACACATTTTTTGCTTTATTTGATTTCTGTCCTTCATGTTAAGTAATGTGATCAAATCCAAGTTCTATCCACCACTGAAACCAAAGACAAAACTCTCTGTCCCCAAATCAGTTTCTCTCTCATCACTCAATGCAGACTGTTTTTACTCTTCTAGCCGAAATAGTTAGTTTTACTGTTTCACTCTTCCAGCGAAAAtagttagtttttttttttttaataactggCTTTTATCCTATTTTCCTCAACATTCTTGGCAACCAAAAACAGGTACAGAGGAAATGAAGGACATAATGATGCATTAAACCCAACACATAAAAACAATAAATACAACTCAGTATAATCATCATAAGGACAACCTATAGAACAAGaaaacataaatcatcaaattcCAACTTCATTTTCCTTCCACTATAACTAAGAACACAGAACATTTTAGCGCAAGCAACAATACCTTACGGTACGCATAAAAAAGCCAATTCTAGAGATCAAAAGCAACACATGGCAACCAAAAATCACCATCTACCCGTACATAAACATAGATGACATGTAATTTACCATACCTGAAGCAGTGCCAAGACCTTATAGACCTCCTCACCCATCAATCTCTTCTTCAGATCATCAAAATACATCAACAACAGAGTCTCAAGGTACACCTCTACATCATCACACTCGCTTATCTCCACAGAATGCATGACTCCCTTCTCTCTGTCTCTTAACTTCTCCCTGAAGAATCCACTCTTCTCTATCAAAACCCTTTTATGCGCATTAACTGAAACTCTATACCCATCTCTGCCAATCACGGTAAGCCTCACATCACCCAACCCCAACCCACAATTATTCAAATCTTCAAATTCTTTtactatttttgatatttttgatTGCGATCTTTGGCGGTTCTGTTCAAGGGTTTGCTCCTCAGACATCATTTGAAAGAGGGTTGGGTGGTGACCCGAGCGAGTTGGCGGGTTAGAGGACTCAGTGGAGTTGAAGTGGGGTGGAGAGAGCACGGTTTTCGAGTTAGGAGAGTTTAAAACCCTAGAAAATGTTGCAGTTGAGGAAGTTCTTGAAGGTGAAAAAGAAAGAGTTGGGTCTGAGATAAACCCTTGTTTTATCATGGCTGAAACTTCTTTTGATGCTGtcatttcaattcaattcaatccaATTTAATTCAGGGGCCTTAAGAGTATAGAAAGAGAGACCCTAGTGAAATGGGTTTCAAGTTCAGGGACTCTATACTATCTAGAAGCTTTTCCCAGGAAAATGAGCAAGTTGAGTTTTCCGGGAAAATGTTTTGGGTAAAAGAAGCGGCAGAACCCAAGAAAGAAAGCAGAAAGGTAGGGACTTTGGATCCGTAGTTGAATAATAGCGCACCAGCGTGCTGCCAAATGATGACAATCATGGTGTTTCTTTATGAACCTAAAAAAACGGTTCATTATTATCACCAGATTGCACGTGCAGTCACGTGACTCTCAGCCATTGAATATTGTTAATGATCAATGGAAATTAGCAGATCCAACAAAccctaaataaattattaatcttTGATTTGTTGTATTTTTGTCTCCAACAAATATCCCTCAAAATCAAATGTAAAACTAATTTTATATCTACAATTTTGTTTTGAAATTAGAACATTTATAAAGAAATTGAATTCCTTTACTGTAAAAATAATATTCCTCAACATCTGCCCTAATAATTAATACTCCCATCAAGATTCTATAGAGGCTGCTGGTGTGGGAATTATTTTGTTGGGCATGAATGAAACAAGTGATTAGACAGAATTGGCATATTGGGAAGCTGATGGGAATGGGAAGTGAGTGAGTGCCATTCTCATCAAATTGCCTTGGATATGACTCACCCAATGTTTGCTTCTGCTGCTCCAACCAACACTAAGGATCTATCTTCTTTctcattataaataaataaatgaactaTCCCTAGCTTTTTTCTTGTGGGTTATTTTATTTTGTCTCACTGTGTTACATATATGAATCAGAAAAAATACACTAGTATACTTGATTATGGACCGTTGGAGGATAAGGCCACCGCCTCTGCCAAattcaaaaaggaaaaaaataaagattgtTGCCTAATATCGAACCAAATCATAACCTAAGAAGAGTCGATTTAGGGGTGagtagtattcggtttaaattgaaaaaattgaccgaatcgaattaatttaaaaattcagttcgatattttattcatttcagttcggtttgatttttaattttaaaaattttacttatttcggttcagtttgattttgatcataaaaaaattaaaaaaaattaaatcgaacctattagtgataatagtatattatttttaataatattgagagattatatcatattaagattaaaatattttaattaaattttaaaatactaaaaataaagtgtaaaaaataaaaaaaaaattattaaaaattcaattcgaatcgaat
Encoded proteins:
- the LOC110627047 gene encoding BTB/POZ domain-containing protein At5g60050, which gives rise to MTASKEVSAMIKQGFISDPTLSFSPSRTSSTATFSRVLNSPNSKTVLSPPHFNSTESSNPPTRSGHHPTLFQMMSEEQTLEQNRQRSQSKISKIVKEFEDLNNCGLGLGDVRLTVIGRDGYRVSVNAHKRVLIEKSGFFREKLRDREKGVMHSVEISECDDVEVYLETLLLMYFDDLKKRLMGEEVYKVLALLQVSAAIMFDAGIMSCLKYLEAVPWSEDEEEKVIFHLSQLQLHDSATEVLQRVSSELSTSTRADDIVLKLLNGVLQAKDDKARREMKTVISRLFREDPSDHNNRLDVSKDTLYSLCHGCLSSLVLCLSEAACMDDTQHDRGGLMSDIAREAENLQWIVDILIDKKSADEFVKLWAEQKELAVLHSKIPTIYRHEISKITAQLCIAIGRGQILVPKETRFSLLSTWLDALYEDFGWIRRACKSVDRKLVEDGLGRTILTLPLLQQQAILLNWFDRFLNKGDDCPNIQRAFEVWWRRAFIRQYAGEQDSSQLQITVCDYPN